CCGTGTAGCTCCCTCAGAAAAGCTATTTTTGACTACAACTACTTTCATTATACGTAGTTCTACGCATTTTGCCGTTTGTGGGATGTACGGAGGATCGTACCTTTGGTCCTTTCCTAATAATCACTAAATCTTACAGGCATGAAGCTGGGAACTAAACTCATTCACGCGGGTGTAACGCCGGATCCATCCACCGGTGCCATTATGACCCCCATATTTCAGACCTCCACGTATGTTCAAAGCGCCCCTGGCCAGCACAAAGGCTATGAGTATGCCCGTACCCAGAACCCTACCCGCGATGCCCTGCAAAATGCACTGGCAGCCATAGAAAATGGGAAATTCGGTATCTCCTTCGGTAGTGGTCTGGCCGCTACAGATGCAGTGATGAAACTCCTGAACCCCGGAGATGAAGTCATTGCCAGCAACGACCTTTATGGTGGCACCTATCGCATCTTTACTAAAATATTTGAGCGCTATGGCATCAAATTTCATTTCGCAGGCATGCAGGATGCACAGAACATCCGCAATTATATCAATGCCAATACAAAGCTGATCTGGATAGAAACACCTACCAATCCGCTGCTCAACATTATCGATATTGCCGCCTGTGCACAAATTGCCGGCGAACATAATTTACTCCTGGCGGTCGATAACACCTTCGCCTCTCCCTACCTCCAGAATCCACTGGATCTGGGTGCTAACATCGTAGTCCATTCTGCCACCAAATACCTGGGTGGCCACAGCGATGTCGTACATGGCGCTATCATCGTAAAAGATGAAGAACTCGCCAAACAGTTATATTTCATACAAAACAGCTGCGGGGCAGTACCCGGCCCACAGGACTGCTTCCTGGTACTGCGAGGTCTGAAAACCCTGCATGTGCGCATGCAAAGGCATTGTGAAAACGGCGCCGCTGTTGCACACTTCCTTCGCCAGCACGCCAAAGTAGAAAAGGTATACTGGTGTGGCTTTCAGGACCATCCCAATCACGATATTGCTAAAAAACAGATGCGTGGCTATGGTGGCATGATCTCCTTCACCCTGAAAGACGATAGTATCGAAGCTGCCACGAAAGTGCTGAGCGGTACACACCTTTTTTCCCTGGCAGAATCGCTGGGAGGGGTGGAGTCACTGATAGGCCACCCGGCTTCTATGACCCATGCATCGATTCCCCGCGAAGAACGCATTAGCAACGGTTTGGTAGATTCGCTGATCCGACTGAGCGTAGGTATCGAAGATGCTGATGACCTGATCGCCGACCTGTCGAAAGCTATCGGATAATAGCAAACGCTTCTGCCGCTGGCAGAAGCGTTTGTTTTTTTGGGACATCCGTTTTCACAATTTTACTTATTTTCAATGCGTCATGCTGCAATATTATGCCGGCCTACAGACACACCTAACCGAATGACCACCATGAAATTCCAGCAACTGAAGGCGTTTTTGGATACCAAAGCGGCGTATTATAATACGCCCGATTTTATAAGCGGCGATCCCATTACGATCCCTCACAGGTTTTCCAAATTACAGGATATCGAAATCGCAGGGCTTTTTGCTGCAATACTTGCCTGGGGCAACCGGACCACCATTATCAATAAATGCACAGAACTGATGAAGCTGATGGACAATGAGCCTTACGACTTCATCAAAAACCACCAACCCAGAGAACGAATGAAACTCATGCAGTTCTGCCACCGAACCTTCAATGGAGTAGACCTGCTCTACTTTGTCGAGTTCCTGCAGCACTATTATGGCAACGTTACTTCCCTGGAATTTGCCTTTAGCGGCCACCTGACCCCTAAAGACCAAAATATCGAAAAAGCCCTCATCGGGTTTCATAAAATATTCTTCGCCATGGAGCACCCGGAAAGGACCCGGAAACATATTTCCACCCCTGCCCGGAACTCCGCTTGTAAGCGCCTGAACATGTATTTACGCTGGATGGTTAGAAAAGATGAAAATGGCGTGGATTTTGGACTATGGAAGCACATCAGCCCTTCACAACTGGTATGCCCTGTAGATGTGCATGTGGGCAGAGTCGCTACCAGGCTGGGATTGATCTCTGCAGCCAAGGCAGATTGGCGCACAGCGCTGGATCTGACCGAAAAGCTGCGGCAGCTGGATCCTGAAGACCCCGCCAAATACGATTTCGCGTTGTTTGGCCTCGGCGTCATTGAAAAATATGTTTAATAAATATAGCGTAATGATGAAGCGATTTTTTGTGTCAATGGCCCTGGGCACCACCCTGGCCTTGCCGGCATTTGCACAACAACAACAGGATGATAAAAGAGACTATGTAGACCTGAGCTACAATTTTCTCAAAGGTCAGCAGTTCGAACTGAAACAGGAAAGCCGCAGCGAAACCTATACGACAGTTGATGATATCATGCAACGCGTAACCCGCGACTTCAATAATACCATTGCTATCGAGGTAACCGAAACATCGGATGGCCACGCCACCCTGACTTTCAGATATAAAGAGCTGAAGTTCAATTTCAATGCACGTAACCAGAACATCCTGGTGGATGCAGCCGTGCCTAACGAAAAAGAACCCTTTCAGGCTGCCCTGAAAAGTATTATCGATCAGCCATTCTCTGTCGATATCTCCTCCTCCGGATATATCAACAAAGTAATGGGCCTGGATGATATGCTGGATAAAGCATCTGCTACCTTCTCCAATCTGAAATCAGATGAGCAGACGGCCTATAAAAAGCTCATGAAAGACCAGTTTGGCACCAATGCATTCCATACCTGGCTGGAACAATTGCTGGTGATCTATCCTGTACGCAGTATCAAAACCGGTACCCGCTGGGAAGAAAATGTACCTATCCGCACCGGACTGGTTGGTGATATTTCACTCTACTGGAACCTGCAGACATGGGATGCACAGACCGCCAAGATCAATGGTACAGGTAAAGTGGTGACAAATAAAGTGGAGACTTTTACTACTGACGACGGCATTGTAGCAACTGCCGAGATCAATGGTGATATCATGACCAATTACCTGATTGATCGTACTTCAGGATTCCCCAGTATTGCTTCGCAGAATACTGAGATGAATGGTACATATACTTATAAGGCGAATAAAGCAAAGAAGATTAAGAGCGATGTGAAAGTGCCTGTAAGGATTGTAACGAATGCGTCTTACAAGATTAAAAGAATGAAATAAAACGCAGTGTCGATTTAAAAAAATAGCTGCTGCCTATGGCAGCAGCTATTTTTTTAAATCGAAATAAATTATAAATACAATGCAACAATTACTACCGGAAACAACACTACAAATCGCAGCAAATACCGCTCTTGCAATCCCGGATCATATCACCTACGAACAACTGGAATCACTATTAGCTGCAAGGCTGGAAACAATGATCAACGAAGACTTCCAGCAATTCGTACTACTCCTCTACAAAATCGATGTATCCGAAAATAAAGTAAGACAAATACTCGCTGACGACACCACAGCAGCTGTATATAAAAAAATTGCTGCCTTGCTCATAGAGCGTCAGCAGCAAAAAATTATATCCCGCAAAACCTTTACCAGACCAGCAAATGACGATGACGGGGAAGAAAGATGGTAAACTATTTATCAAACATCAGCTCACGTACCTTCGCTTTATCCTCCTTCTCTTTCTCCAGTTCAAATGATGTTCCGAACACCCAATCCCACAAAGAAGAACTCACCCCAAATCCTTTCTCCTCGGCCTTATAATGGTGCAAATGATGATTGCGCCATAATGGCTTCATAAACTTAAACGGTGGATTCCATGCATGAATTGCATAATGCATACTCCCATATATCAGGTAGCCTAACATAAATCCCGGAAAGAACATATACGTATACTGTCTCAGGAAAATATACTGAACACCAAAGATCGCTGATGCCAGTATCAAACTGGGCACAGGCGGCATAAACAATCGCTGCTTGTCGCGCGGATACTCATGGTGATTACCATGCATCACATATATAACACGCCTTATTTTCGGGCTCTCACTGCCGAAGTGAAACAAATACCGGTGCATGATATACTCAAAGAATGTCCAGAATAACATCGCACCAAAAAAGACCGTTAATACAGTAGTGATGTTAAATCCCAATGAGGTGTTGCTGTAATAAAGACTATACCCGATAATAGGTATGTACATACCCCATATTACCAATGGATGTGTTTTAGTGAGCATTTCTAAATAGCTGCTCTCAAATAACCTCGCCTGCCCTTTGTTCTTAATCTTATCAAACTTCATGACTCCCTTTAAATTTTTACAAATTGATAAAGCCTTCAATACTCCTTTAAATCTTCCTGTAAAATCATTCGCCAAAGTGCTAATGCACTAATATTATGCCGATCTTACCTGTGCTTTCCCGGTGTGATTATGAATAACTCCTGTACATTTTCTTACAGTAATTCATATTGATAAATTCTCTCACTTGTATACCTGAAAAGGAACTGTTCGTTTGCTTCACAATCGCCCCGAATCACACATAACGCCGCGCGAAACAAGTATTTCATCCGTCAAAAACCAATCAAACCAGCCCGGTTTATTAAAGATTATTACATATAAGAGCGACCCTTATTTATTATCCTTTAGGCGAAAACCCTAACATAGCAATTAGCATTTGTTGTTGTGTCATTATGTGGATTTGCTACCTCAGAAGGGTAGGGAACATCTATGTATACAGAAAACAATAGTTATTTGTTGTAATCTCAATTTCGATCTTCTCACTGAAATGAAATATCAGGCTTCGGGGGGTGATGAATAGCGCTACATTGCAACCATTAGAATGTATAAGTTATATTTACACATCATACAACCAGAACGTTATATTATGAAACTTGTTACTTACCTCCGGGAAGAGAGCGACCAGCTGGCCATTTTGGTAGACAATCAACTCTATAACACCCAGGACCTTCACCCCAATCTCCCCGGCAACATGCAGATGTTCCTGCTCATGTGGGAAGATGTGATCGACATTGCAAAAGAAGCCGATGCCCAGCTCAAAGCCGGCAAACACGTAGGCATAGCAAGCCCGATTCCGGTAGAAAGAGTGACACTGATGGCCCCTGTGCCATTTCCCAATTCCTGCCGGGATGCTTATGCATTCCGCCAGCACGTAGCCTCTGCACGCCGTAACCGCAGGGTACCCATGATTGAAGAATTCGACCAGTTCCCCGTATTTTACTTTACCAACCACAATGCGATCCAGGGTCCGGGCAATGTATACTGCATGCCCGATCACTTTGAAAAACTGGACTTTGAACTGGAAGCTGCCATCGTGATCTGCAAGGCAGGCCGTAATATTCCTGCCGAAGAAGCAGATGAATACATTGGCGGATACATGATCATGAATGACATGAGTGCACGTACCCTGCAAATGGATGAAATGAAACTGAATATGGGCCCCTGCAAAGGCAAAGACTTCAGCACCGTAATTGGCCCGATGCTGGTTACCCCCGATGAACTGGCCCCCCTGCTCACCGAGCCTAAACCAGGCCACACCGGCAAAGCTTTTAACCTGAAAATGACCTGCCATGTAAATGGGGTACAGGTCAGCGAAGGCAATCTGGCAGATATGGACTGGACCTTTGCCGAAATCATTCAACGCTGCTCTTACGGGGCGAACATCATGCCCGGCGATGTAATTGGCAGTGGCACTGTAGGTACCGGCTGTTTCCTGGAGCTAAACGGTACCGGTAAACTCAATAATCCTGAATATCCTGAACAATGGCTGCAGGAAGGTGATGTGGTAGAACTGGAAATAGAAGGCCTGGGAAAACTGAGCAACACCATCGTAGCAGAAGATTCAGATTTTTCGATCCTCAAACTGAAGAAATAAATGCAGATCATTCCCGGGCAGGTAAGCACCGCCGTACTGCAAGGATATTTACAGGGTGCAATCGCACCCAGGCCAATCTGTTTTGCAAGCACTGTCGATAAAGAGGGGAGACCTAATTTATCGCCTTTTAGCTTCTTTAATATTTTCGGTACCAATCCTGCAACACTCATCTTTTCACCTTCGCGCAGGGTGAGGGATAATACCACCAAACATACACTGGAGAACCTGTACGAGGTGAAAGAAGTGGTGATCAATATGGTGAATTATGCCATGGTTCAACAAACCTCTTTAGCCAGTTGCGAATACCCCAGAGAGATCAATGAATTTGAGAAAGCAGGATTCACTGCAATCGCATCTGAAAAGATAAGACCTTTCAGAGTGAAGGAAAGCCCGGTACAGATAGAATGTATCGTACGGCAGATCATTGAAACAGGTACAGAAGGTGGTGCGGGTAACCTGGTGATTTGTGAACCAGTCATGATCCACATCAGCGATGAAGTGCTGAATGAAAAAGGAGGGATCGATCCGCATAAACTGGATCTGGTAGCAAGAATGGGAGGGGATTATTATTGCAGGGCTTCCGGGGATGCGGTATTTGAAGTAGCAAAGCCAAATACAGCGCTGGGAATCGGCATTGATGCCCTGCCTTTGCATATCCGGAATAGCAGGATCCTGACCGGCAATCATTTAGGACAACTGGCAAATGTGCATGAGCACCCGGTGATAGATCCGGCATTTGAGGATGAGCATCTGAAGAATATTTTCCAGTACTACAGTATTACGCCCGATGAAATGGAAAGAGAGCTGCATGCCTACGCACTGCGACTATTAAACGAAGGCAAAGTTGCCGAAGCCTGGCAAATACTACTGGCAGTATAAGCTAATGTTGCTGAGGCCTTCAGCCGAGACATCTGCGATCAAAAGCCGAAACATTTGCGACCAAAAAATAAGGTTTGCCAGAGGCAAACCTTATTTTTTGCTTTATTTTGAAGTGACACTACCAAACACTTTCTTCAGCAACTCCGTAGTCCTCGCCGCAGGATTTGCCCTGATATTCTTCTCCTCCACCTTAATCTGATCAAACAGCGCATTCACTGCCATACCCGTCACATAATCCTGCAGATCAGGATTCACTTTATTAAAAGTAGTCGGCAGCTTATTGTAGCTGGTTACAATATTTCCATAATACTTAGTGGCACTGGTACTATCCAGCGCACCTTTCACCACAGGAGAAAACGCAGCCTTCAGCTTTGCAGTCGTCTTATTCTTGAAGTAAACAGTAGCAGAACTGTCAGAACCCTTCAACAGGTTTAACGCATCCGTAATCGTCATTTCCTTAATTGCATCCACAAAAATAGGTGCTGCAAAACCTACCGCTTTTTCAGCTGCGCGGTTGATAGACAAGATCGCTTTATCCACCTGGCTGCCCAGACCTACACTTCTCAATGTATTGCCGATCTTCACTGCATCAGGAGGTAATAACAGCTTATACACTTCACTACCAAAGAAACCATCTGTCTTATTCAGCGAAGCAATACCTTTTGCTACCCCATTTGACAATGCCTCCTTGATCGCATTCCCTGCATCTGTCTGTGAAACACCAGCAGTACTTCCAGTTGCGCCACTGGCGGCATTACTTACAGCTTTACTCAAATTCTTTAATAACTGGGCCTGTGATACCGTTCCCAAAGAAATACCAGCCAAAAACAGAAGACATAGTTTCTTAAACATATTGTTGAAGTTGTGGTTTACATGCAAATTAATAACAATATTTAATCTACCAATTCAATTAGTGATGAAGGGTAGCTCTTCGCACAGCAGCCCCGGATCGCATGGCGACCCGGGGCTGCTACAGGCTATAAAAATAACGTATTTTCCTATTCGTGTATTGTCAGCAATGGAATATGACTGCGAAAAGCTAACTGTGTAGTCCGGCTTCTCCTGAACATACCTTCGAACAACCCATGTTTCCGGGGTATTATAAAGATCAGATCGACGCCCTCTTTCTCAGAAAATTCCATAATACCATCCGCTACATTCTCATTGTCTACAAAATGATAAATTGGATGATACCCTTCAAGCAGGGTATCCAGCAGCAAACTCTCCATAGGCGTTTCGCCTGCCAGCCCCTTCCCGGAGTGATCAATATTCAATACATGCAGCGCTGCATTAAATAGCCTGAGCAAGCTTTTGAGCGGCCCAATGGGCGTATTTTCCCCTATGTGTTTAAAATCGCAGGCAAATACAATCTTCCGGATCGGGTGGTACACTGCATCTGCAGGCACAATAATCACCGGGCAAGCCGTATGCTTTGCCACATCTACCGAATTGGAACCAATCAGGATCTCTTCGAAATGGCTGCCACCTTCTGTACCCATCACGATCAGATCTGCCTGCTGCTCCTGGCAAAATCCATCAATATTTGCTGCCAGCAGATGATTTTCTGCTTTCAGATCCAGTACTACATTGGCAGGAACATCTGTAGCCAGCTCATTTCTCATCTTTTCCAGGCCCTCCTGGCTGGCCAGCTTCAATTCCCCGGAATCTACCATCGGAATAGCCGAAGGCATATCCGGTACCGGCACTACCAGCTCATAAGCATGGTACAGGACCACCCGGGTAGCCCCCATTTGCCCTGCCAGCCCCAGCGCATAGCGGGCGGCATTATATGCTGCTGCTGAAAAGTCCGTAGGCACAATAATAGTTTTCATCTGATTACTGTTTTTATGTGTGGAATATGTAGAACCTATGGAATTAAGAGAAAAATTAATGCCAAAGGGGAGAAAACGATTATTTTTGCACTCCATTATTGTAATTCAGTATTTACATGACATCACTATCTGAGCAAGAGATTATTCGCAGGGAGAAACTGCAGGAACTGGAAAATGCGGGCATCAACCCCTATCCAGCGGAAGAATACCCAGTAAACAATACTGCCGCTAACATCAAGGCAGTATATAGTGAAGAAACCAAAGACCAACTGCAAAACATTTGCGTTGCAGGCCGTGTTATGAAGAAACGTGACATGGGGAAGGCGGCTTTCATCAGCCTCCAGGACCATACTGGCGCTATTCAGCTTTATATTCGCCGCGATGACATCTGCCCTGGTGAGGATAAGACCATGTTCGATACTGTTTTCAAAAAGCTGATCGACCTGGGAGATATTCTAGGCGCAAAAGGATATGCTTTTGTGACCAAAACCGGCGAATTATCTATCCACGTAACACAACTGGATTTTCTCGCCAAATCTCTGCGCGTACTGCCAAATGTAGCTGAAAAAGACGGTGAAACCTTCGATGCTGTAACTGATCCTGAATTCAGGTACCGCCAGCGCTATGTAGACCTGATCATCAACCCTGGTGTAAAGGATACGTTCATCAAGCGTACAAAGATCATGCAGACCATCCGTGATTTCTACAACGACCTGGGTTACCTGGAAGTAGAAACACCGATCCTCCAGCCAATCCCTGGTGGTGCCACTGCACGTCCGTTCAAGACACATCACAATGCACTGGATATTCCATTATACATGCGTATTGCCAATGAGCTGTACCTGAAACGCCTGATCGTAGGTGGTTTCGATGGGGTGTACGAATTTGCCAAAGACTTCCGCAACGAAGGGATGGACCGTACCCACAACCCGGAATTTACCGTAATGGAAATGTACGCCGCTTATAAAGACTATGAGTGGATGATGCGTACCACCGAAACCCTGCTGGAAAAGATCGCCCTCACCCTGCACGGTACCACCCAGGTACAGGTAGGAGAAAAGGTGATCGACTTCAAAGCTCCTTTCAAACGTATCAGCATGTATGATGCGATTAAGGAACATACCGGCATCGACATCTCCGAAATGGATGAAGCGCAACTGCGTGACACCTGTAAGCAACTGGGTATCAGCGTAGCACCTAGTATGGGTAAGGGTAAACTGATCGACGAGATCTTTGGTGAAAAAGCTGAGCACAACTATGTACAGCCTACCTTCATCATCGACTATCCGGTGGAAATGAGCCCACTCACCAAGAAACACCGCAGCAAACCAGGTCTGGTAGAACGCTTTGAACTGATGGTAAACGGTAAGGAACTCGCAAACGCTTACAGCGAGCTGAATGACCCTATCGATCAGCGCCAGCGCTTCGAAGATCAGGTGAAACTGATGGAAAGAGGTGATGACGAAGCGATGTACATCGACTACGACTTCCTCCGTGCCCTGGAATATGGTATGCCACCAACTTCCGGTATCGGTATTGGCATCGACCGTTTGACCATGATCATGACGAACAACCTGTCTATCCAGGATGTACTGTTCTTCCCACAAATGAAACCAGAGAGAGGCCAATAGACTTCTCTTTTCAACCTTATATCAAGAAAGATCCGGCTGTTACAGGCCGGATTTTTAATTTACAACAAATCCGATCTATGCAATTACGTCACGTCACCAGCTGCCTGGCAGCCCTGGGCCTTTTATCCGCGCCACTTTGTGCCCAGGACAAAAAAGATCTTACTTTCGACCAGATCTGGAAGAATGCCCCTTCCGGCATCACCCAGCCATTACCCAACATCAGTGGTTGGGCCGATGATACACACTATATCGAAGTACGCAATGGCAAATCTTACCAGGTAGATGTGAAAACGGGTGCCGCATCCGAATATTCCAAAGCCGGTATTTCTGTAGCTGTACAAAATCACGATATTATCTACACTGCTGCTGATGGTACAACCTCACAGCTCACCAACGATACGCTTACGGAGAAAAACCCGACCCTTTCTCCTGATGGAAAGTACGTAGCCTTCACCCGGCACAATGACCTCTACAGCGTGGAAATAGCCACTAAAAAAGAAACCCGCTATACCAGCGATGCCTCAGAGGTAGTGTACAATGGTTATGCCTCCTGGGTATACTACGAAGAAATCCTGGGCCGCCCCACCAGATACCGCGCATTCTGGTGGAGCCCCGACAGCAGGTACCTGGCCTATATGCGCTTCGACGACTCACAGGTACCCGTATTCCCCATTTACAGCGAAAAAGGACAGCATGGGTACACAGAAAATACCCGCTACCCAAAAGCCGGCGATAAAAACCCCGAAGTGAAAGTAGGAGTGGTGCCTGTATCCGGGGGAACCACTACCTGGGCAGCTTTTGATGAAAAAGCGGACCAGTACTTCGGTACACCATTCTGGACCAGCGACAATCACCTGTGGTTACAATGGATGAACAGAGGACAAGACAACCTGAAACTCTATGATATCAACCTGAGCACCGGCGCCAAAAAAGAAGTTTATGATGAAAAACAGGCAACCTGGATCGACTGGAAAGATGGTATGACCATCCTGGACAAAGGCAGGGGCTTCATCATAGAAAGCGATAAAACAGGCTGGTCACACCTCTATTGGTACAATATGGATGGCTCCCTGAAAAAACAACTGACCAGCGGCAACTGGACCGTGAACTATACCGTGGCCTTCGATGCCAAACAGGAAAATATCTACTTCGTAGCCCGCAAAGAAGCTTCTACCCGCACAGACCTCTATAAAGTAAATATGAATAGCGGCGCTATTACCCGCCTCACTTTCGGAGATTACTTTCATGCTACGGCAGTGAGCCCGCATGGTGATTATTTCATTAGCGCTTACTCCAACCTGGCTACCCCAACCCGCATAGCCCTGATGGACAATAAAGGCAAGGTAGTCCGAGAACTGGGAAACAGCAAAGGCGATCAGATAGCCAGTTATAACCTGGCCCTGCCTAAGTTAATGTCTTACACCACCCGCGATGGCTTAACCCTGCCCATGACAGTAACAATGCCCCTCCATATGCAGGAAGGCAAAAAGTACCCGGTGCTCATCAGCATCTATGGAGGCCCGAATGCCGGCACTGTATATGATCGCTGGAACCTGAATCTTACCTCACAGTGGTGGGCTGAAAAAGGCGTTATCCAGGTGGTAATTGATAACCGTAGCTCCGGTCAGCTGGGGAAAATGGGGATGAACTACATCCACCGCAAAACGGGCATCTATGAAATTGAGGATTATATGGATGCCACCAAATGGCTCCGTTCCCTGAATTATGTGGATACGAACAAGGTTTGCATTACCGGGGGCAGCTTTGGAGGTTATATGACCTGTATGGCCCTCACCTATGGCGCTTCAGTATTCAATTATGGAATGGCAAACTATTCCGTGACCGACTGGCAGCTCTACGATAGTCATTATACAGAAAGATATATGGATTCCCCGGCAGAGAACCCTGAAGGGTACCGGATCACCTCACCAATGCACTACCTGGACCGCTATAAGGGCTTAATCAGGATCACCCATGGTACCATGGACGATAATGTGCATATCCAGAATAGTATCCAGCTCGTCAATATGCTGGAAGACATGAATAAGCATTTTGAATTTATGGTGTACCCGGGAGAACGTCATGGGTGGAGAACCAGTATCAAGAATAGGCATAGTGATATGGAGATGTACCGGTTTATCTATCGCTATTTACTGGAAGAGCCGTTTCCGGCAGACTTATAAAAATAGAAACGGGGCTGCAAGACTACAGCCCCGAAAAATTTTAACCATATCTTTATTGAAAAACCTATACCAAAGGTGCACGTATTTTGAATACAGTCAAAACCCATTCTGGTGAATGCTATATTTTTGTTGGGGAACGTAATGAAAAGGAAGTTAAACGTAGCTGCTTCTGACAGCGAAAATCAGTTTTTGAGGGGTGAACGTGACAGATGAGCTGTTAATGGCAGCACCTGTCTTCAAAATAGAAGGGCGGTAAGAATACCGCCCTTGTAATAATTTTAACCATATCCTATGAAAAACCTAAGTCAAAGATATAGTCTACAAAACTGAGTTCTTCTCTCATTTCCGTGAACGTTATAAAATAGTTCGTAAAACGGTAAGAATGAAGTGGTCAGTCGATATATGATAAATAATATAATATTATTTAATTTTTAAATTGTAATTATTTTTAATTACTCTTCGGAACACCATCATTAGCCCACCTGCAGGCCATTCTGAACCATTCTGTCCGGCTGTAAAAGCACTACTTCTTTATCATTGCCTACCACACCTAATACCAAACACTCAGAAAAGAAATTGGCTACCTGCTTTACAGGGAAGTTCACTACAGCAACAATCTGTTTACCGATTAAGTCCTCTTCAGTATATAATTTGGTGATTTGAGCGGATGAACGCTTAATGCCCAGCTCAGGTCCGAAGTCAATTAATAGTTGATATGCCGGGTTCTTTGCCCTGGGAAAGTCGGCTACCTCTATAATAGTTCCTACCCGGATAACAACCTTTTCAAAATCCTGCCAGGTGATCTGCTCCATAATATTGTGGTATTGAAGCCTTAAGATAACAAAAAAGGCGGTAAGAGTACCGCCTGATAATTTAACCATATCCTATGAAAAACCTATTGTAAATATATATTGCCGGTTTTGTAGAAAAATCTGCCATTTGGTGAATGTTATATTTTTCCCTGTTAATGCAGGATTTAGAGATTTTGCGAACACATGCGAGAGTATCATTATATTATAAAATAGATCGCTGCATCCACATACTTAATGGCATGGTTCTTGCGTTTTTATAAGGACAAAATTTTAGGTTAAAAAATAGGTTA
This window of the Chitinophaga sancti genome carries:
- the lysS gene encoding lysine--tRNA ligase, with product MTSLSEQEIIRREKLQELENAGINPYPAEEYPVNNTAANIKAVYSEETKDQLQNICVAGRVMKKRDMGKAAFISLQDHTGAIQLYIRRDDICPGEDKTMFDTVFKKLIDLGDILGAKGYAFVTKTGELSIHVTQLDFLAKSLRVLPNVAEKDGETFDAVTDPEFRYRQRYVDLIINPGVKDTFIKRTKIMQTIRDFYNDLGYLEVETPILQPIPGGATARPFKTHHNALDIPLYMRIANELYLKRLIVGGFDGVYEFAKDFRNEGMDRTHNPEFTVMEMYAAYKDYEWMMRTTETLLEKIALTLHGTTQVQVGEKVIDFKAPFKRISMYDAIKEHTGIDISEMDEAQLRDTCKQLGISVAPSMGKGKLIDEIFGEKAEHNYVQPTFIIDYPVEMSPLTKKHRSKPGLVERFELMVNGKELANAYSELNDPIDQRQRFEDQVKLMERGDDEAMYIDYDFLRALEYGMPPTSGIGIGIDRLTMIMTNNLSIQDVLFFPQMKPERGQ
- a CDS encoding universal stress protein, with protein sequence MKTIIVPTDFSAAAYNAARYALGLAGQMGATRVVLYHAYELVVPVPDMPSAIPMVDSGELKLASQEGLEKMRNELATDVPANVVLDLKAENHLLAANIDGFCQEQQADLIVMGTEGGSHFEEILIGSNSVDVAKHTACPVIIVPADAVYHPIRKIVFACDFKHIGENTPIGPLKSLLRLFNAALHVLNIDHSGKGLAGETPMESLLLDTLLEGYHPIYHFVDNENVADGIMEFSEKEGVDLIFIIPRKHGLFEGMFRRSRTTQLAFRSHIPLLTIHE
- a CDS encoding tRNA-binding protein; amino-acid sequence: MEQITWQDFEKVVIRVGTIIEVADFPRAKNPAYQLLIDFGPELGIKRSSAQITKLYTEEDLIGKQIVAVVNFPVKQVANFFSECLVLGVVGNDKEVVLLQPDRMVQNGLQVG
- a CDS encoding S9 family peptidase; the encoded protein is MQLRHVTSCLAALGLLSAPLCAQDKKDLTFDQIWKNAPSGITQPLPNISGWADDTHYIEVRNGKSYQVDVKTGAASEYSKAGISVAVQNHDIIYTAADGTTSQLTNDTLTEKNPTLSPDGKYVAFTRHNDLYSVEIATKKETRYTSDASEVVYNGYASWVYYEEILGRPTRYRAFWWSPDSRYLAYMRFDDSQVPVFPIYSEKGQHGYTENTRYPKAGDKNPEVKVGVVPVSGGTTTWAAFDEKADQYFGTPFWTSDNHLWLQWMNRGQDNLKLYDINLSTGAKKEVYDEKQATWIDWKDGMTILDKGRGFIIESDKTGWSHLYWYNMDGSLKKQLTSGNWTVNYTVAFDAKQENIYFVARKEASTRTDLYKVNMNSGAITRLTFGDYFHATAVSPHGDYFISAYSNLATPTRIALMDNKGKVVRELGNSKGDQIASYNLALPKLMSYTTRDGLTLPMTVTMPLHMQEGKKYPVLISIYGGPNAGTVYDRWNLNLTSQWWAEKGVIQVVIDNRSSGQLGKMGMNYIHRKTGIYEIEDYMDATKWLRSLNYVDTNKVCITGGSFGGYMTCMALTYGASVFNYGMANYSVTDWQLYDSHYTERYMDSPAENPEGYRITSPMHYLDRYKGLIRITHGTMDDNVHIQNSIQLVNMLEDMNKHFEFMVYPGERHGWRTSIKNRHSDMEMYRFIYRYLLEEPFPADL